A window of Ruminiclostridium herbifermentans genomic DNA:
CATTAAAGAACAATTGGATTATGTTTATATTGATAACGCAAAAAACAGTATAACTCGTGAAGAAGCAATAACTATTGCAGGAATGATTTGTAAGCTTGAATCCTATAATCAAGTTGAATTTTATGACAAAGATAGTATTTCAGAAGAGGCATACAATTATATTTCCGCATTTCGTGAGCAAGAGATAGTAGTGGGCTATGGAAATAATAAGTTTTATCCGAAAAATAAGCTTACTGTTGCAGAGGCTATTGTAATAACAAGCAAGCTAATAAAAAAGGGCTTTATTAGTTCAAATAAAGTCAGTGACATTGCTGGAGACAAAAGTGGGTACATCGATGGCGCTGCCACTCAAGCAGATTTTTTTAGACCCATTGGGTTATGTAATGACAGAAAAAATGGAATATTAGTTGTTGATTCATATAATAACTTGATTCGAAGGATATCTAATAATAATGTTGAAACTATTGCTGGGAAAAAAATGAGCAGTACTGATGGTTATGGAATTCCTAGTGGTGGATATGTAGATGCAAAAACTAGTGAAGCATTATTTAATAAACCACAGTTTGCAGATGTAAATGAAAATGGAGATATAATAGTATCAGACACTGAGAATAATTCTATTAGGCTGATTTCAAATTCTAAAGTTATATCACTAAATGGTTCCACATCTGCAGGTCACAGAGATGGAAAACTTAAAACGGCTCAATTTAATAAGCCATCTGGTATTGTATTTGATAAATCGGGAAATGTTTATGTTGCAGACACTTTAAATAATTGTATTAGGTTTATTGATATAAAAAAAGGAGAAGTATCTACTTTTGCGGGGAAAAATTTAACATCAGGTTTAAAAGATGGGAAGATAAGTGATTCATTATTTAGCCAACCTGTAGGGTTAGCTATAGATAAAAATGGGGTCTTATATGTATCTGATAGTGGGAATCAGAGAATTAGAAAGATTGAGAAGGGTGTTGTTTCAACAGTAGCTGGCTCAGGAATGAATATACTTGAAGGGACAAGCTGTATTGAAGGTGGTTATGCTGATGGCAAAAGAGATGAGGCTAAATTCAATTTTCCTGGAGGCATTGATGTTAGTGATAATGGAGTGATTTTTGTCGCAGATACCAAAAATCACAGAATTAGAGCTATTACTAGCACATCAGTTATTACAATAGCAGGTAATGGTGAAGCGGGTTATTTTTTAAGTATGTCTAGGGCTGCCGCTTTTAACGAACCATCTGATATACTGGTTAGTGGTAATAAAATTTATATTAGTGATACATTTAATTCCAAGATAAGAGCAATTAATATTGACACAAGTTGGAAATAGGTTTAAAATGTAATTATAGGTGAAATAATGTCGATATATGATAATTGAATCGGTTGCGAATGATAATATACGACAAAATAAATTAATAAGTGATATGACTGAATTGTAAAGGGGGGGGTAAATCATGAGGCGTCAAACTGTAAAGATGTTATCAATGATGCTTGTCATATTGTTTGCATTGACTTCAATAGAGTTAGTGCCAGCATTAGCAGCGGAAGGAAGAACAGCAAAGATATATGATTATACCAATTCAGTAACTGTTATCAGAGGAAACGAAAGCTTAAAAGTGTATAAAGGCATGAGACTAAAAGAGGGAGATACCATTAAAACCGGTAAAAACTCTATTGCATACATTGAAATTGATAGTGATAAGGTAGTAAAAATGGATTCGTCTACAATCATAACTATTAGCAATTTTAATGGTACAGATAAAAATGGAAGTATTAATATTAGTCTCACAAGTGGTAAAATATTTAATGATATAAAGAAAAAACTTACAAAAAATTCTACATATAAAGTAAGGACACCTAATGCTGTAATGGGTGTTAGAGGTACTACGTTTGTTGTTGGTATTAAGCCTTTAGGGGGAAACAGTCAACAGACAGAATTATCTGTTTTAGATGGAACGGTAGCTTTTGCTGCATCACAACAGGAGAATTTAAGTGTATTTGTTGAAATGAATCACAAGGCAAATTCTACGGAGTTGACAGAAGATAAACTACCAGAAGTAAGAGAATTAAATACAACAGATTTAGGTACCTTTGAATTAGAAGAAATAGTTAATAATGATGAACTAAAAAGCAATATTAGTGAAGTTCTAAAGCAAGAAGACACGACTCTAGATGAGGTTTTAGAACAAGCTAAGAAGCGAGAAGATGAGTTTAATAAAAATGAAAATCAGAATGAATTTATAGAATCTGGTTCAAAAGATAATAACGGAGAGAATGATAGGGGAAGCAATGGAAAAGCGCCTAGCAACGGAGGCAATGGAAATCCAAACGCTAATCCCAATAACAACGGAAATGGAAACGGAAATAATAATTCCAACAGCGGAGGCAACGGAAATCCAAACGCTAACCCCAATAACAACGGAAATGGAAACGGAAATAATAATTCCAACAGCGGAGGCAACGGAAATCCAAATGCTAACCCTGATAACAACGGAAATGGAAATAATAATTCCAGCAACGGAGGCAACGGAAATCCAAATGCTAACCCTAATAACAACGGAAATGATAATTCCAACAGCGGAGGCAACGGAAATCCAAACGCTAATCCCAATAATAATGGTAATGGAAATGGAAATAATAATTCCAACAGCGGAGGCAACGGAAATCCAAATGCTAACCCTAATAACAACGGAAATGGAAATAATAATTCCAGCAACGGAGGCAATGGAAACTCAAACGCCAATCCCAACAACAATGGTAATGTAAATGGGAATGATAAGCCTAGCAACGGAGGAAACGGAAACCCAAATGCCAATCCCAACAATAATGGGAATGGAAATGGGCTTAATAAGCCCAGCGGAGGCAATGGAAATCCAAACGCCAATCCCAATAACAACGGAAATGGAAACGGAAATAATAATTCCAACAGCGGAGGAAACGGAAACCCAAATGCCAATCCCAATAATAATGGGAATGGAAATGGGCTTAATAAGCCCAGCGGAGGCAATGGAAATCCAAACGCCAATCCCAACAATAATGGGAATGGAAATGGCAATAAGAAGTAAGGCAATTTAATATCAACAATTGGAGTTAATTAATATAGCATACAGTTGAACAAACAAAATGTAATATTTTTACCACATATTATATATACTTAATGAGGTAGCTAAGGCCTTATAAAATCCTAAAAATACGGGTATATGGACAGTATTTTGTTTTTGCATTAAGCATTTACAAATTAACTGTCCTTTTATTTAATTGATAATCATGATAAGTGGTATAATATATAATATTAATTAAGTATAAGTGAAATATTAGAAATATATATTAAAGACAAGGGGATACTTTCTATGAAAAATATAAATAGAGTGATTTTAATTGTTTTAGATAGTGTGGGTATAGGTGAACTTCCTGATGCAGCTGAGTACGGAGATAGTGGAAGCAATACAGTAGGGAACATAGTAAAGGTATGTGGTAAATTAGATATTCCTAATTTGAGCAGACTTGGTATGGGAAAGATAGAGGGAATTGATTACATATTCGTACCTCAAAAGATAGAAGGTTGCTATGGAAGAATGGCAGAAGTATCTAAAGGAAAAGATACAATTACTGGACATTGGGAAATAGCGGGTCTGCAGCTTGAATATCCATTTCCCACATATCCTCAGGGATTTTCTGAGGAAATATTAGATAAGTTTCAAAAATTGACAGGAAGAGGAGTTCTTGCAAATTGTGCAGCATCAGGAACAGAAATAATTAAAGAGTATGGCGAGGAACACATGAAAACGGGTAAGCTTATTGTTTACACATCTGCTGACAGTGTTTTCCAAATAGCCGCTCATGAAGAAATAGTTTCCATAGAAGAACTATATAGAATATGTCAGATTGCCAGAGATATGCTTCAAGGAAGAGATATGGTTGGACGAGTTATAGCTAGACCGTTTATAGGGCAACCAGACAGCTTTTCGCGTACTGCAAATAGAAGGGACTTTGCTGCAGAGCCTACATCTAATACCATTCTAGATAAAATAAAGCAAAAAGGATTAGATGTAATAGCAGTAGGGAAGATAGAGGATATCTTTTCTAAGAAAGGAATTACTGAAGCAAAACACACTAAAAATAATATGGATGGTGTTGATGTAACACTTAAATATATGGATAAAGGAAACCCGGGTATAATATTTACAAATTTAGTGGATTTCGATATGGTTTTTGGGCATAGAAACAATCCAGAAGGCTATAAGCAGGCTATTGAGGAGTTTGATAGACGTCTTCTAGAAATAATATCTAAAATGAGGGAGGATGACTTGCTTATTATTACAGCTGACCATGGCTGTGACCCAACTACAGCAAGCACTGATCATTCAAGAGAGTATGTTCCGCTGCTGCTATATGGACAAGGAATTAAAAGGGAAATAAATTTAGGAACTAGGAAAACTTTCTGTGATATTGCCAGTACTATTGCTGATATCTTTGAGATAGATAATACCTTCCCAGGCGAAAGCTTTAAAGATGATATTTTATAATTTGTTGCGGTGTAAATTATTTTATGAAGCTTGCAGGTAAATTTAAAGTGCTGGCTTACTTACAAGATATTTGATGAATTTGTATTGATTGATTCATACAGCTCTCGGTAGAATTCTTCATCAACAAATTCAAACAAATATCTTTAATCAAGTAACCAATTTATCTAAGTGGTACTCGCATACCAGCTGTAAGTTAAGCAGATTGCCTGCAAACTCAGTTCAGAATTGATAAGTACAATGAGTTGATTTATGGCCTCTTAAATTTTTACAGCAAAGTCTATTGGTGTGTTACTTTATTACTTTTATCTGTGAAAATTGAGTTATTAATAAGTTAAGTAAAGGAGACTTAAATGTCTAGGCTAATTTTAGTAACCGGGGGTGCTCGCAGCGGAAAGAGTTCCTTTGCTGAAGGAATAGCTAAGGAATGCGGGAATAATGTGCTTTATGTGGCAACATCAAAGCCTATTGATGATGAGATGAAGCAGAGAATTGCAAAGCATAAAGCACAGAGACCATCTGATTGGGAGACTCTTGAAGAATATAAAAATTTAGATTTAGCAATATCTAACCATATCCATGGTAAAGAAGCAGTGCTTTTAGATTGTATTACAATAATGATTACCAATCTAATGTTTGAAGAAACTAATGATTGGGACAGCTTGACGAGAGACGAGGTTCAAGAAATTGAGAATTCTATTCAGCATCAGATTGAAAGATTAATTGGCCTGTCAAAAATGTCAGATGTAACATTTGTAATAGTAACCAATGAAATAGGGCTTGGGATTGTTCCAGCAACAGCAATTAGCAGGGATTTTAGGGATATTGCTGGCAGGATGAATCAATTAATTGCAAGAGCTGCGGATGAAGTATACTTCTGTGTGTCTGGTATACCAATGAAAATAAAATAATACTATTTTGAATTTAAATTGTAGAAAACATGCTTTAAATCACTGCTTTACATGGTGTACTGTATAAGCAGTGGTTCTTTTAATGCAGTTTAGTTGGATTGCTTTATAATTTGTAGGGGGATTAAGTCGCAAATTTAAGCTATGGTCCGATATCATAATATACAGCGATAACAAATGACTTATATAGCTGAAAGGGTGATGTCGCTAGTGGTATCAACATCACCCTGCTTAGGATAACAAATGACTTACATAGCTGAAAGGAATAATCACCGATGTCGGTTGGATATTCATAACCTTGATAACAATCGATTTATTTGATTGAACAGCAAAACATCTCGGTATATAACATTAGTACCTATATGTGGGTATATTAGAAGTTATGGGAGAATTGATGAAGAGAAATAAAGGAGGAACATAAATTTGAATACAGCAATAAAGAGACTGGTGCTAATGCTGCAATTTTTCACAAGAATACCTATTAAATTAAGGCTTTCAGCAGATGCTGAGGACTTTGGTAAAGGCTTGGTTTTTGCCCCATTAGTTGGAATAGTGATTGGAACTATTTTGGGAGCATTTTCATTTGGATTGCTGTATCTACTTTCAAAACCTCTGGTGGCTGCTATAGTTTTGATTACTTATATTTTAATAACAGGAGGATTGCATTTAGATGGATTAGGTGATACCTTTGACGGGCTTTTTTCAAATCGTTCCAAAGAACGGATTCTGGAAATAATGAGGGACAGTAGGGTTGGAACAAACGCAGTACTAGCGATAGTAAGTGTCCTGTTAATAAATTATGCTGCGTTATGCCAAATAAACAGCACATATTTTTTGAGGGTTGTAATGTTGATGCCTATGGCAGGCAGAATTGGTTCATTGATAAGTTCTGCTGTATCTACTTATGCTAGGAGAGAAGAAGGCCTAGGTAAGTCTTTTATTGATTTCTGCGGTAAAAAGGAATTGATTGGTGGATTAATAATATATATTGTGATTAGCTTATTAACTTTCGACTACAAAATGTGGATTGTTTTGGCAGTTTCTCCTATAAGCGCATTTCTATTAATAAAGGTATTAAGCAAAAAGATTGACGGAGCGACAGGTGATATACTTGGAGCAGTGTGCGAAATCAATCAGAGCATTTTCTTGTTAATTGCATGTTCGGTTTTAGTGTAATGTATGTCTGGCATTTTAATAATGAAATGTTAACAGAAGGTTATTACCATATAACACCAATACATATGTTTGTTTTGTAAAATTTATTTCGAATGTAATTAATAATTTTACTCGAAAATGAGCATACTTTTAGCTATAAAATAAAAAAGGTGTGGAGGTTAATATGGTTAGGCCAATTAAAATCAAAAACATAGAAGATATTGAGAAAATAAACTCAATTGTGACAAAATATCATTTTGATATATGGATACACGGAAAAAGTGGAATGGCTGATGCAAAATCTATTTTAGGCATGTTTATTCTTAAGTTAAATGAACCCTTGACTTTAGTAGTTCCTGATGATGTTGAGACAAGTAAATTATTTAAGGAACTGGGAGAATATATAGAAATCTACTAATATAATGAGTTATAATGAGCTTTTAGTGCAAAACTCTGCACAAATAATATGTGGTTCGATAGTATTGATAGTGGCTTGTTGCCAAAAAGCTTTCTAGTTCTTAGGCAAAACTGGTTACCAGTTATGTATAAAATATCCAAGTGATTAGTCTAAGGTAAGCTTTTTATTGTAGATTTATACATTATATCCTCTTTTGTTGCTTCATTTCGATTAAATTCACCAGATATTCGTCCTTCT
This region includes:
- a CDS encoding S-layer homology domain-containing protein, yielding MKKNLFIKFISIAIVGIIVFQMLGTIVEAKNSNQWVQVYINELKKDEKINDFMKQSSILNKLDKPITKEDFLELLTCSINKEIVDSIKEQLDYVYIDNAKNSITREEAITIAGMICKLESYNQVEFYDKDSISEEAYNYISAFREQEIVVGYGNNKFYPKNKLTVAEAIVITSKLIKKGFISSNKVSDIAGDKSGYIDGAATQADFFRPIGLCNDRKNGILVVDSYNNLIRRISNNNVETIAGKKMSSTDGYGIPSGGYVDAKTSEALFNKPQFADVNENGDIIVSDTENNSIRLISNSKVISLNGSTSAGHRDGKLKTAQFNKPSGIVFDKSGNVYVADTLNNCIRFIDIKKGEVSTFAGKNLTSGLKDGKISDSLFSQPVGLAIDKNGVLYVSDSGNQRIRKIEKGVVSTVAGSGMNILEGTSCIEGGYADGKRDEAKFNFPGGIDVSDNGVIFVADTKNHRIRAITSTSVITIAGNGEAGYFLSMSRAAAFNEPSDILVSGNKIYISDTFNSKIRAINIDTSWK
- a CDS encoding FecR family protein, translated to MRRQTVKMLSMMLVILFALTSIELVPALAAEGRTAKIYDYTNSVTVIRGNESLKVYKGMRLKEGDTIKTGKNSIAYIEIDSDKVVKMDSSTIITISNFNGTDKNGSINISLTSGKIFNDIKKKLTKNSTYKVRTPNAVMGVRGTTFVVGIKPLGGNSQQTELSVLDGTVAFAASQQENLSVFVEMNHKANSTELTEDKLPEVRELNTTDLGTFELEEIVNNDELKSNISEVLKQEDTTLDEVLEQAKKREDEFNKNENQNEFIESGSKDNNGENDRGSNGKAPSNGGNGNPNANPNNNGNGNGNNNSNSGGNGNPNANPNNNGNGNGNNNSNSGGNGNPNANPDNNGNGNNNSSNGGNGNPNANPNNNGNDNSNSGGNGNPNANPNNNGNGNGNNNSNSGGNGNPNANPNNNGNGNNNSSNGGNGNSNANPNNNGNVNGNDKPSNGGNGNPNANPNNNGNGNGLNKPSGGNGNPNANPNNNGNGNGNNNSNSGGNGNPNANPNNNGNGNGLNKPSGGNGNPNANPNNNGNGNGNKK
- a CDS encoding phosphopentomutase; the protein is MNRVILIVLDSVGIGELPDAAEYGDSGSNTVGNIVKVCGKLDIPNLSRLGMGKIEGIDYIFVPQKIEGCYGRMAEVSKGKDTITGHWEIAGLQLEYPFPTYPQGFSEEILDKFQKLTGRGVLANCAASGTEIIKEYGEEHMKTGKLIVYTSADSVFQIAAHEEIVSIEELYRICQIARDMLQGRDMVGRVIARPFIGQPDSFSRTANRRDFAAEPTSNTILDKIKQKGLDVIAVGKIEDIFSKKGITEAKHTKNNMDGVDVTLKYMDKGNPGIIFTNLVDFDMVFGHRNNPEGYKQAIEEFDRRLLEIISKMREDDLLIITADHGCDPTTASTDHSREYVPLLLYGQGIKREINLGTRKTFCDIASTIADIFEIDNTFPGESFKDDIL
- the cobU gene encoding bifunctional adenosylcobinamide kinase/adenosylcobinamide-phosphate guanylyltransferase; its protein translation is MSRLILVTGGARSGKSSFAEGIAKECGNNVLYVATSKPIDDEMKQRIAKHKAQRPSDWETLEEYKNLDLAISNHIHGKEAVLLDCITIMITNLMFEETNDWDSLTRDEVQEIENSIQHQIERLIGLSKMSDVTFVIVTNEIGLGIVPATAISRDFRDIAGRMNQLIARAADEVYFCVSGIPMKIK
- the cobS gene encoding adenosylcobinamide-GDP ribazoletransferase, with translation MLQFFTRIPIKLRLSADAEDFGKGLVFAPLVGIVIGTILGAFSFGLLYLLSKPLVAAIVLITYILITGGLHLDGLGDTFDGLFSNRSKERILEIMRDSRVGTNAVLAIVSVLLINYAALCQINSTYFLRVVMLMPMAGRIGSLISSAVSTYARREEGLGKSFIDFCGKKELIGGLIIYIVISLLTFDYKMWIVLAVSPISAFLLIKVLSKKIDGATGDILGAVCEINQSIFLLIACSVLV
- a CDS encoding HPr family phosphocarrier protein gives rise to the protein MVRPIKIKNIEDIEKINSIVTKYHFDIWIHGKSGMADAKSILGMFILKLNEPLTLVVPDDVETSKLFKELGEYIEIY